The following are from one region of the Muntiacus reevesi chromosome 3, mMunRee1.1, whole genome shotgun sequence genome:
- the PROC gene encoding vitamin K-dependent protein C isoform X3 — translation MWQLTSLLLFMTVWGISSTPAPPDSVFSSSQRAHQVLRIRKRANSFLEELRPGSVERECSEEVCDFEEAREIFQNKEDTVAFWSKYSGECAPDLGPPYLRPRPGGPGDALFTSSQTGTSASTGPQGARANSHAADAASASMAWAASAATARRAGRAASACRVRGRGRREVRFSNCSADNGGCAHYCREEAGRRHCSCAPGYRLEDDHQLCEAKVTFPCGRLGKRMEKKRKTLKRDTNQVEQKDQLGPRIVNGQEAGWGESPWQAVLLDSKKKLVCGAVLIHISWVLTVAHCLENRKKLIVRLGEYDMRRWESWEVDLDIKEVIIHPNYTKSTSDNDIALLRLAQPATLSQTIVPICLPDSGLSERKLTQVGQETVVTGWGYRDEVKKNRSSVLNFIKVPVVPYNACVHAMENKISENMLCAGILGDSRDACDGDSGGPMVAFFRGTWFLVGLVSWGEGCGRLYNYGVYTKVSRYLDWIYGHIKAEEAPLESQVP, via the exons aCTCAGTGTTCTCCAGCAGCCAGCGTGCCCACCAAGTGCTGCGGATCCGCAAACGTGCCAACTCCTTCCTGGAGGAGCTGCGGCCCGGCAGCGTGGAGCGTGAGTGCTCAGAGGAGGTCTGTGATTTCGAGGAAGCTCGGGAGATTTTCCAAAACAAGGAAGACACA GTGGCCTTCTGGTCCAAGTATAGCGGTGAGTGCGCTCCAGACCTCGGGCCGCCATACCTGCGCCC GCGGCCCGGCGGCCCGGGTGACGCCCTCTTCACCTCGTCGCAGACGGGGACCAGTGCGAGCACCGGCCCCCAGGGAGCCCGTGCGAACTCCCATGCTGCGGACGCGGCAAGTGCATCGATGGCCTGGGCGGCTTCCGCTGCGACTGCGCGGAGGGCTGGGAGGGCCGCTTCTGCCTGCAGGgtgagggggcgggggcggcggg AGGTGCGCTTCTCCAACTGCTCGGCGGACAACGGCGGCTGCGCGCACTACTGCAGGGAGGAGGCGGGCCGGCGCCACTGCAGCTGCGCGCCCGGCTACCGGCTGGAGGACGACCACCAGCTCTGCGAGGCCAAGG tgacGTTCCCTTGTGGGAGGCTGGGGAAGCGAATGGAGAAGAAACGCAAGACCTTGAAACGTGACACAAACCAAGTAGAGCAAAAAGACCAGCTGGGCCCACGGATTGTCAACGGGCAGGAGGCTGGATGGGGGGAGAGCCCCTGGCAG GCAGTGCTGCTGGACTCCAAGAAGAAGCTGGTGTGTGGGGCAGTGCTAATCCACATCTCCTGGGTGCTAACGGTGGCCCACTGCTTGGAAAACCGCAAGAAGCTCATCGTCAGGCTCG GGGAGTATGACATGCGGCGCTGGGAGAGCTGGGAGGTGGACCTGGACATCAAGGAGGTCATCATCCACCCTAACTATACGAAGAGCACGAGTGACAATGACATTGCCCTGCTGCGCCTGGCCCAGCCTGCCACTCTTTCGCAGACCATTGTGCCCATCTGCCTCCCAGATAGTGGCCTCTCTGAGCGCAAGCTCACCCAGGTCGGCCAGGAGACTGTGGTGACAGGCTGGGGCTACCGTGACGAGGTCAAGAAAAACCGCTCCTCCGTCCTCAACTTCATCAAGGTCCCCGTGGTCCCGTACAATGCATGCGTCCACGCCATGGAAAACAAGATCTCTGAGAACATGCTGTGCGCCGGTATCCTCGGGGACTCGAGGGATGCCTGTGATGGCGACAGCGGGGGGCCTATGGTCGCCTTCTTCCGTGGCACCTGGTTCCTGGTGGGCCTGGTGAGCTGGGGCGAGGGCTGTGGGCGCCTCTACAACTACGGCGTTTACACCAAAGTCAGCCGTTACCTTGATTGGATCTATGGCCACATCAA
- the PROC gene encoding vitamin K-dependent protein C isoform X2, with protein MWQLTSLLLFMTVWGISSTPAPPDSVFSSSQRAHQVLRIRKRANSFLEELRPGSVERECSEEVCDFEEAREIFQNKEDTVAFWSKYSDGDQCEHRPPGSPCELPCCGRGKCIDGLGGFRCDCAEGWEGRFCLQEVRFSNCSADNGGCAHYCREEAGRRHCSCAPGYRLEDDHQLCEAKVTFPCGRLGKRMEKKRKTLKRDTNQVEQKDQLGPRIVNGQEAGWGESPWQAVLLDSKKKLVCGAVLIHISWVLTVAHCLENRKKLIVRLGEYDMRRWESWEVDLDIKEVIIHPNYTKSTSDNDIALLRLAQPATLSQTIVPICLPDSGLSERKLTQVGQETVVTGWGYRDEVKKNRSSVLNFIKVPVVPYNACVHAMENKISENMLCAGILGDSRDACDGDSGGPMVAFFRGTWFLVGLVSWGEGCGRLYNYGVYTKVSRYLDWIYGHIKAEEAPLESQVP; from the exons aCTCAGTGTTCTCCAGCAGCCAGCGTGCCCACCAAGTGCTGCGGATCCGCAAACGTGCCAACTCCTTCCTGGAGGAGCTGCGGCCCGGCAGCGTGGAGCGTGAGTGCTCAGAGGAGGTCTGTGATTTCGAGGAAGCTCGGGAGATTTTCCAAAACAAGGAAGACACA GTGGCCTTCTGGTCCAAGTATAGCG ACGGGGACCAGTGCGAGCACCGGCCCCCAGGGAGCCCGTGCGAACTCCCATGCTGCGGACGCGGCAAGTGCATCGATGGCCTGGGCGGCTTCCGCTGCGACTGCGCGGAGGGCTGGGAGGGCCGCTTCTGCCTGCAGG AGGTGCGCTTCTCCAACTGCTCGGCGGACAACGGCGGCTGCGCGCACTACTGCAGGGAGGAGGCGGGCCGGCGCCACTGCAGCTGCGCGCCCGGCTACCGGCTGGAGGACGACCACCAGCTCTGCGAGGCCAAGG tgacGTTCCCTTGTGGGAGGCTGGGGAAGCGAATGGAGAAGAAACGCAAGACCTTGAAACGTGACACAAACCAAGTAGAGCAAAAAGACCAGCTGGGCCCACGGATTGTCAACGGGCAGGAGGCTGGATGGGGGGAGAGCCCCTGGCAG GCAGTGCTGCTGGACTCCAAGAAGAAGCTGGTGTGTGGGGCAGTGCTAATCCACATCTCCTGGGTGCTAACGGTGGCCCACTGCTTGGAAAACCGCAAGAAGCTCATCGTCAGGCTCG GGGAGTATGACATGCGGCGCTGGGAGAGCTGGGAGGTGGACCTGGACATCAAGGAGGTCATCATCCACCCTAACTATACGAAGAGCACGAGTGACAATGACATTGCCCTGCTGCGCCTGGCCCAGCCTGCCACTCTTTCGCAGACCATTGTGCCCATCTGCCTCCCAGATAGTGGCCTCTCTGAGCGCAAGCTCACCCAGGTCGGCCAGGAGACTGTGGTGACAGGCTGGGGCTACCGTGACGAGGTCAAGAAAAACCGCTCCTCCGTCCTCAACTTCATCAAGGTCCCCGTGGTCCCGTACAATGCATGCGTCCACGCCATGGAAAACAAGATCTCTGAGAACATGCTGTGCGCCGGTATCCTCGGGGACTCGAGGGATGCCTGTGATGGCGACAGCGGGGGGCCTATGGTCGCCTTCTTCCGTGGCACCTGGTTCCTGGTGGGCCTGGTGAGCTGGGGCGAGGGCTGTGGGCGCCTCTACAACTACGGCGTTTACACCAAAGTCAGCCGTTACCTTGATTGGATCTATGGCCACATCAA
- the PROC gene encoding vitamin K-dependent protein C isoform X1 has product MWQLTSLLLFMTVWGISSTPAPPDSVFSSSQRAHQVLRIRKRANSFLEELRPGSVERECSEEVCDFEEAREIFQNKEDTVAFWSKYSDGDQCEHRPPGSPCELPCCGRGKCIDGLGGFRCDCAEGWEGRFCLQGEGAGAAGRGLPGPEPAGRLEPPRPRGALLRVCPEVRFSNCSADNGGCAHYCREEAGRRHCSCAPGYRLEDDHQLCEAKVTFPCGRLGKRMEKKRKTLKRDTNQVEQKDQLGPRIVNGQEAGWGESPWQAVLLDSKKKLVCGAVLIHISWVLTVAHCLENRKKLIVRLGEYDMRRWESWEVDLDIKEVIIHPNYTKSTSDNDIALLRLAQPATLSQTIVPICLPDSGLSERKLTQVGQETVVTGWGYRDEVKKNRSSVLNFIKVPVVPYNACVHAMENKISENMLCAGILGDSRDACDGDSGGPMVAFFRGTWFLVGLVSWGEGCGRLYNYGVYTKVSRYLDWIYGHIKAEEAPLESQVP; this is encoded by the exons aCTCAGTGTTCTCCAGCAGCCAGCGTGCCCACCAAGTGCTGCGGATCCGCAAACGTGCCAACTCCTTCCTGGAGGAGCTGCGGCCCGGCAGCGTGGAGCGTGAGTGCTCAGAGGAGGTCTGTGATTTCGAGGAAGCTCGGGAGATTTTCCAAAACAAGGAAGACACA GTGGCCTTCTGGTCCAAGTATAGCG ACGGGGACCAGTGCGAGCACCGGCCCCCAGGGAGCCCGTGCGAACTCCCATGCTGCGGACGCGGCAAGTGCATCGATGGCCTGGGCGGCTTCCGCTGCGACTGCGCGGAGGGCTGGGAGGGCCGCTTCTGCCTGCAGGgtgagggggcgggggcggcggggcggggacTCCCGGGCCCGGAGCCGGCCGGGCGCTTAGAGCCGCCGCGCCCCCGTGGCGCCCTCCTCCGTGTCTGCCCAGAGGTGCGCTTCTCCAACTGCTCGGCGGACAACGGCGGCTGCGCGCACTACTGCAGGGAGGAGGCGGGCCGGCGCCACTGCAGCTGCGCGCCCGGCTACCGGCTGGAGGACGACCACCAGCTCTGCGAGGCCAAGG tgacGTTCCCTTGTGGGAGGCTGGGGAAGCGAATGGAGAAGAAACGCAAGACCTTGAAACGTGACACAAACCAAGTAGAGCAAAAAGACCAGCTGGGCCCACGGATTGTCAACGGGCAGGAGGCTGGATGGGGGGAGAGCCCCTGGCAG GCAGTGCTGCTGGACTCCAAGAAGAAGCTGGTGTGTGGGGCAGTGCTAATCCACATCTCCTGGGTGCTAACGGTGGCCCACTGCTTGGAAAACCGCAAGAAGCTCATCGTCAGGCTCG GGGAGTATGACATGCGGCGCTGGGAGAGCTGGGAGGTGGACCTGGACATCAAGGAGGTCATCATCCACCCTAACTATACGAAGAGCACGAGTGACAATGACATTGCCCTGCTGCGCCTGGCCCAGCCTGCCACTCTTTCGCAGACCATTGTGCCCATCTGCCTCCCAGATAGTGGCCTCTCTGAGCGCAAGCTCACCCAGGTCGGCCAGGAGACTGTGGTGACAGGCTGGGGCTACCGTGACGAGGTCAAGAAAAACCGCTCCTCCGTCCTCAACTTCATCAAGGTCCCCGTGGTCCCGTACAATGCATGCGTCCACGCCATGGAAAACAAGATCTCTGAGAACATGCTGTGCGCCGGTATCCTCGGGGACTCGAGGGATGCCTGTGATGGCGACAGCGGGGGGCCTATGGTCGCCTTCTTCCGTGGCACCTGGTTCCTGGTGGGCCTGGTGAGCTGGGGCGAGGGCTGTGGGCGCCTCTACAACTACGGCGTTTACACCAAAGTCAGCCGTTACCTTGATTGGATCTATGGCCACATCAA